From Panthera uncia isolate 11264 unplaced genomic scaffold, Puncia_PCG_1.0 HiC_scaffold_1036, whole genome shotgun sequence, the proteins below share one genomic window:
- the LOC125916726 gene encoding fermitin family homolog 2-like → MSLIEAKMRFIQAWQSLPEFGITHFIARFQGGKKEELIGIAYNRLIRMDASTGDAIKTWRFSNMKQWNVNWEIKMVTVEFADEVRLSFICTEVDCKVVHEFIGGYIFLSTRAKDQNESLDEEMFYKLTSGWV, encoded by the exons ATGAGTCTAATTGAAGCCAAGATGAGATTTATTCAAGCATGGCAGTCATTACCAGAATTTGGCATCACACACTTTATTGCAAG GttccaaggaggaaaaaaagaagaacttaTTGGAATTGCATATAACAGACTGATTAGGATGGATGCCAGCACAGGAGATGCAATCAAAACATGGCGTTTCAGTAACATGAAACAGTGGAATGTGAACtgggaaataaaaatg GTCACGGTAGAGTTTGCAGATGAAGTACGATTGTCCTTCATATGTACCGAAGTAGATTGCAAAGTGGTTCATGAATTCATTGGTGGCTACATATTTCTCTCAACGCGTGCGAAAGACCAAAATGAGAGTTTAGATGAAGAGATGTTCTACAAACTTACCAGTGGCTGGGTGTGA